A section of the Paenibacillus yonginensis genome encodes:
- a CDS encoding VWA domain-containing protein — MSLQPFPFPAMTGGEKQGTALALMLHLLHPGLGGVLLSGPKGTGKSTWLNGLRELVPHLRTTVIPVGVTEDRLLGGLDWGGLNGAAGEAAGDSAGIKFREGLLAESDNGLLLVDQINRLPAELLYPLMEGAKSKRLQLEREGVSREMPCSFRLFAAMDPEEGELSPGILDGFGLCLFIPNDFDVQNRLEISSRRLAFEEDPASFIDQYSEQMKQLRQRLERASALLPSVTAQPKVLLLAAEVAHEAGCDGQRGEYFLIESARALAAWENRTSVTEADIAGVARWVLPHRMKERPEQAHPRETEGSGESGQAPEEDQEFNAGSPSSNAGSSLQGHEPREEQNPFEASLSSDEQLSEPSSDKPDREKIHEIGRSLAEEALKIQVNAALNKTQAKQGGGGKRQLVRSINQRGRYRAAALPKGKITDLALDATLRAAAPFQRIRTGKQTAFQLEARDFRQKVRYARSGTVILFAVDASGSMSARKRMEAVKGAIYTLLNEAYVQRDRIGMLAFRKNEAELVLPFTRSVEFAVKQLRELPTGGRTPLGHALRSTWDMVQKHGLLNQGQAPVVVWLTDGKANQGTVPGMSIAEITEECHRLASRFRQAGMHTLVLDTEQGYLRLGQARKLAEVMGASYYKLEQLQDSEVVNAVRHILH, encoded by the coding sequence ATGAGTCTTCAACCCTTTCCTTTCCCTGCGATGACCGGCGGAGAGAAGCAAGGAACAGCGCTAGCCCTTATGCTGCATCTTCTTCATCCTGGACTGGGCGGTGTGCTGCTGAGCGGACCCAAAGGGACCGGCAAGTCGACCTGGCTTAACGGACTGAGGGAGCTCGTCCCTCATCTTAGAACAACGGTCATTCCGGTTGGCGTTACCGAAGACCGCTTGCTTGGCGGCCTGGATTGGGGAGGATTAAACGGAGCCGCGGGAGAGGCGGCAGGTGACTCAGCCGGCATCAAGTTCCGGGAGGGGCTGCTTGCCGAATCCGACAACGGATTGCTGCTGGTGGATCAGATCAATCGTTTGCCCGCCGAACTCCTTTATCCTTTGATGGAAGGTGCCAAATCCAAAAGGCTGCAGCTTGAACGCGAAGGTGTCTCACGCGAAATGCCTTGCTCTTTCCGTTTATTTGCTGCCATGGATCCCGAAGAAGGCGAACTGTCACCCGGAATTCTGGATGGATTTGGGCTCTGCCTGTTTATCCCTAACGACTTTGACGTTCAAAATCGGCTGGAAATCTCAAGCAGGCGTTTGGCCTTCGAAGAGGATCCGGCTTCCTTTATTGATCAATACAGCGAGCAGATGAAGCAGCTCCGGCAGCGTTTGGAACGGGCGTCGGCGCTGCTTCCCTCAGTCACTGCGCAGCCGAAAGTACTGCTCCTGGCTGCAGAGGTTGCGCATGAAGCCGGCTGCGATGGGCAGCGGGGAGAGTATTTTTTGATCGAAAGTGCAAGGGCGCTTGCTGCCTGGGAGAACCGGACATCCGTAACGGAGGCGGATATCGCTGGGGTTGCGCGGTGGGTTCTGCCGCATCGGATGAAGGAACGGCCGGAGCAAGCCCATCCGCGGGAAACGGAGGGAAGCGGCGAGTCCGGGCAAGCACCGGAGGAAGATCAGGAGTTCAACGCGGGTTCCCCGTCCTCAAACGCCGGCAGCTCCTTGCAGGGGCATGAACCTCGGGAGGAACAAAATCCATTTGAAGCATCTTTGTCGAGCGATGAACAGCTGTCCGAGCCGTCCTCCGACAAGCCGGACAGGGAAAAAATCCATGAGATCGGCCGTTCGCTGGCAGAAGAGGCGCTAAAAATTCAAGTCAATGCCGCATTAAACAAGACGCAAGCGAAACAAGGCGGAGGCGGCAAAAGGCAGCTTGTCCGATCCATTAACCAAAGGGGCCGGTATAGGGCTGCCGCACTGCCAAAAGGAAAAATCACAGATTTGGCGCTTGATGCGACCCTGAGGGCGGCTGCGCCCTTTCAGCGTATCCGAACCGGGAAACAGACGGCCTTTCAATTGGAGGCACGGGATTTCAGGCAAAAGGTTCGGTATGCCCGAAGCGGCACGGTGATTCTATTTGCAGTAGATGCCAGCGGCTCCATGTCGGCCCGCAAAAGAATGGAGGCCGTAAAGGGAGCCATTTATACGCTGCTGAATGAGGCCTATGTGCAGAGAGACCGGATCGGCATGCTGGCCTTCCGCAAAAATGAAGCCGAGCTGGTTCTGCCCTTTACCCGCAGCGTAGAATTCGCCGTCAAGCAGCTGCGGGAACTGCCGACCGGGGGCCGCACACCGCTGGGTCATGCGCTCCGTTCCACTTGGGATATGGTGCAGAAGCACGGCTTGTTAAATCAAGGACAGGCACCCGTAGTCGTGTGGTTAACGGACGGCAAAGCGAATCAAGGCACGGTACCGGGCATGTCCATCGCCGAGATCACGGAGGAGTGCCACCGTTTGGCCTCCCGGTTTCGTCAGGCAGGCATGCATACGCTGGTTCTGGATACCGAGCAGGGTTATCTCAGGCTCGGTCAGGCCCGGAAGCTGGCGGAAGTGATGGGCGCTTCCTATTATAAGCTTGAACAGCTGCAGGACAGCGAAGTCGTGAACGCGGTTCGGCATATTTTACATTAA
- a CDS encoding nucleoside recognition domain-containing protein, producing the protein MLNAAAQLAPGKQHVVLIGFESSGKSSLFRGLTGEATGEEANFKGSTVMSRQARFTEDMDLIDLPGMRLKDDSLTTRIAMQHLSESDRVLLVVRGTHASEELPRLLEAAQVESKPGVLVLTFEDKTTTQLYQLAEQLKDWLGIPVITVDTRHLSEGKIRQIQAGLRLSRPIRQGAAAPDMVMEAVKPQETWFEHAVWGRWLSLCTLLLMFALPVVLAYLISGWLQPLLDSAIIDPVKQGLQAAPAFIQSLLIGDYGLISLGLYSFVWAFPVVLLLGFSLAVVEESGLKDRITDSLDGWLRKIGLTGRDLIPVISGFGCNVVAVFQSRTCSSCTRQACVSLIAFGSACSYQIGASLSIFSSAGRLWLFVPYLAVLFIAGAVHTRIWNRHGHNLPLPAYEAKTFLQVPSGKAVSWRLRSVIKQFLTQAMPIFLLICLVAASLNYWGVLNKLSEWAAPALQIFRLPEEASNGILFSVLRKDGLLTLNQDGGALVASLQTSQLFVLVFLASTLTACLVTLWTIRKEMGIRTAASIAGKQLLTSVCVSMLIAWLTAWH; encoded by the coding sequence ATGCTGAATGCGGCGGCCCAGCTGGCACCCGGCAAGCAGCACGTTGTTCTGATAGGCTTTGAGTCCTCCGGCAAATCCTCCTTATTCCGGGGCTTGACGGGCGAAGCAACCGGGGAGGAAGCCAATTTCAAAGGTTCTACCGTCATGTCGCGTCAAGCAAGGTTCACGGAGGACATGGATCTGATTGATCTGCCCGGCATGCGGCTGAAGGATGACAGTCTGACGACCCGGATCGCCATGCAGCATTTGTCAGAATCAGACCGGGTGCTGTTAGTCGTCCGGGGCACGCATGCTTCCGAGGAACTGCCCCGCCTGCTCGAAGCCGCTCAAGTTGAATCCAAACCGGGCGTGCTGGTCTTAACCTTCGAAGATAAGACAACCACTCAGCTTTATCAGCTGGCCGAACAGCTCAAGGATTGGCTGGGTATCCCCGTTATAACGGTAGACACCCGTCATTTATCGGAAGGGAAAATCCGGCAGATTCAAGCCGGGCTGCGGCTATCACGGCCTATTCGTCAGGGGGCAGCTGCGCCGGATATGGTTATGGAGGCCGTTAAGCCGCAGGAAACCTGGTTTGAGCATGCGGTTTGGGGAAGATGGCTTTCGCTTTGTACTTTGTTATTGATGTTTGCGCTGCCGGTTGTTTTGGCGTATCTAATCTCAGGCTGGCTGCAGCCGCTGCTCGATTCCGCCATTATTGATCCGGTCAAACAAGGACTCCAAGCAGCCCCGGCGTTCATTCAATCCTTATTGATCGGCGATTACGGGTTAATCTCTCTAGGCTTGTATTCTTTTGTTTGGGCTTTCCCCGTGGTACTGCTGCTTGGCTTCAGCCTGGCGGTCGTGGAGGAAAGCGGCTTGAAGGACCGGATAACGGATTCGCTTGATGGCTGGCTTAGGAAAATAGGCTTGACGGGCAGGGATTTGATCCCCGTCATTTCCGGCTTTGGCTGCAACGTTGTAGCCGTCTTCCAGAGCAGAACCTGCAGCAGCTGCACCCGTCAGGCCTGCGTATCCCTGATCGCTTTCGGCTCTGCCTGCAGCTATCAGATCGGCGCCTCGCTGTCGATCTTCAGCTCGGCCGGAAGGCTATGGCTGTTTGTCCCTTATCTGGCCGTCCTATTTATAGCGGGAGCGGTTCATACCCGGATTTGGAACCGGCACGGCCATAACCTCCCGCTGCCGGCTTATGAAGCCAAAACCTTCCTGCAGGTGCCTTCCGGCAAAGCCGTATCCTGGCGGCTGCGCTCGGTCATCAAGCAGTTTCTGACCCAGGCTATGCCGATCTTTCTGCTTATTTGCCTGGTGGCCGCAAGCTTAAATTATTGGGGCGTGCTGAACAAGCTTTCTGAATGGGCTGCACCTGCCTTGCAGATCTTCAGGCTGCCCGAAGAAGCTTCGAACGGAATCCTGTTCTCCGTGCTGCGCAAAGACGGATTATTAACGCTGAACCAGGATGGAGGAGCTCTGGTTGCCAGCCTGCAGACGTCACAGCTGTTTGTTCTGGTATTTCTGGCCTCGACATTGACAGCGTGCCTCGTTACGCTCTGGACGATCCGCAAAGAAATGGGGATACGGACAGCCGCGTCTATTGCGGGCAAGCAGCTCTTGACATCGGTGTGTGTCTCGATGCTGATCGCCTGGTTGACGGCTTGGCATTAA
- a CDS encoding NAD(P)/FAD-dependent oxidoreductase: METMDCIIVGAGPSGIGLGIVLQDLKLTNFCVLERDSVGASFRLWPKEMRMITPSFTGNAYGLLDLNTISIDTSPAFTLGTEHPSGQEYADYLEAVAKYKELPIQTGVDVTRIEPTSEGFLVYTSKGVMSSRFVVWAAGEFQYPNLGGFPGAEHCIHNSLVQSWDDHVSEERIVIGGFESGADSAIHLSRAGTKVTIIDRGVKWLDKDSSDPSMELSPFTKDRVKALDAGAKIDFAGGLEVQWVEPDEQGGFVVYAEDMEGTSRLFKTAASPILATGFKGSLGLIESLLERGEDGQILLSQVDESTRTPGLFVSGPSVVHQHLKLCFIYKFRQRFAVIAGVMAERLGLSTEALENYRRKTMLLDDLSCCEEDCTC, from the coding sequence ATGGAGACAATGGATTGTATTATCGTAGGCGCAGGACCTTCCGGTATCGGGCTTGGCATAGTGCTGCAGGATTTGAAGCTGACTAACTTTTGTGTGCTGGAACGGGATTCCGTGGGGGCCTCCTTCAGGTTATGGCCTAAAGAAATGCGGATGATTACCCCTTCTTTTACGGGCAACGCCTACGGGCTTCTGGATCTGAACACGATTTCCATCGACACCTCCCCGGCTTTTACCTTGGGCACCGAACACCCATCGGGTCAAGAGTACGCGGATTATCTGGAAGCTGTTGCGAAATATAAAGAACTTCCGATTCAAACCGGGGTGGATGTAACGCGGATCGAGCCGACGTCCGAAGGGTTTCTTGTCTATACCAGCAAAGGTGTTATGAGCAGCCGGTTTGTGGTTTGGGCGGCTGGGGAGTTCCAGTATCCGAATCTGGGCGGATTCCCCGGAGCCGAACACTGCATACATAACAGTCTGGTACAGAGCTGGGATGATCATGTCAGTGAGGAAAGGATCGTCATCGGCGGGTTTGAGAGCGGGGCGGATTCGGCTATTCATTTAAGCCGGGCAGGAACGAAAGTGACGATCATTGACCGGGGCGTCAAATGGCTGGATAAAGACAGCAGCGATCCCAGCATGGAGCTTTCGCCTTTCACTAAAGACCGGGTCAAGGCCCTTGATGCCGGAGCTAAAATCGATTTTGCCGGCGGTTTGGAAGTGCAGTGGGTAGAGCCGGATGAGCAGGGCGGATTTGTTGTTTATGCCGAGGACATGGAGGGGACAAGCCGGTTGTTCAAGACCGCCGCTTCGCCTATCCTTGCAACGGGATTTAAAGGCAGTCTGGGTCTGATCGAATCGCTGCTGGAGCGGGGGGAAGACGGGCAGATTCTTCTAAGCCAGGTAGACGAGTCGACACGGACGCCGGGGCTGTTTGTCTCCGGGCCAAGTGTCGTTCATCAGCATTTGAAGCTTTGTTTTATTTACAAGTTCCGCCAGCGGTTTGCCGTCATTGCCGGGGTTATGGCCGAGCGGCTGGGACTTTCCACTGAAGCGCTGGAAAATTACCGCAGAAAAACAATGCTGCTGGACGACCTGTCCTGCTGCGAGGAAGACTGCACATGCTGA
- a CDS encoding cobaltochelatase subunit CobN has product MKVVLFSASQSALRDLSTVYPRMREQEREALTLSVFNLEGSFDDDPLCSIQSAAEEADLILLDAHGSPAEKLQPVIGICKSVKAKLIPVGGNYRQMEGALSLGEMTPKEQESRQQIRAYWQGSGLQNLEHLLAYLLHQYSGRPDQWACPPVPVLLEGIQIMEAETGEQFETTGDYWKAAGAELSKPTVAVLFMGNSYPLDTRPVVSSIIRKIREQAGANVLPVGFASIAGIDVQKLRHYLSCGGADGSQVRLIVNFIPFRLGSGPTGGDSAQVMELLEELKVPLVHPFFLTRKQRSDWESSPQGLAPSEFMVQMMLPELDGAIDLLPVATMEPGGGDDEIGSHWKQLSVIGDRADRLVRRITRYLTLQSKPREDKKVAIIGYNYPPGEGNLFGGSFLDTFESLSRILSHLKKEGYQVEEMTGEEIRSKMLQEGLVNSAVWADGNSRSGLIPFPAKQYQHSRNPKRAQSMLQRWGPPPGEVMAEKEHFQIPGFINGHVFIGLQPTRGIHEDPSKSYHDKSQLPPHQYLAFYQYIREHFQADALLHIGTHGTLEFMEGKEAGMSQDCLPDELIGDLPHFYYYYMGNPSEAMIAKRRSHAVLISYQSPPFEEAELYGDFNKLDGLLHDYYQAQRLNPGQAEELVLQIREAAQSLHLNGDDLEEIEKELYRMRRSLIPHGLHILGDRNSRQHAADYMGFVLKHDRAEARSLVSLLAARKQWDYEQLVERNQLEALESLDKEAAAVTDLFARTGEIPFTRSGSPEWEQEWSKTWAFGKQAFELAQANRELEQLTHALDGKYVPAKLAGDVVRHPHILPSGYNLYQFDPRAVPSDTAVKRGERLAANTLALYKKEQGAFPSTIAVVMWGLETSRTQGETFGQILSYLGARIARRNALNQPVYEFIPVQELGRPRMNVVINICGFFRDMFPNLIEDLNQLFEQISTLEEDDTDNEFKKQTHRIYEQLVKDGMNPKAAWDLACARIFGPAEGEYGARVNKLVETRAWTEEADLGRSYMDSLKYVYSRQTRGQEAGDLFSMNLKAVDIVSQVRSNHEHEVTDLDHYYEYFGGLAKSVELSKGTRAEIYISDTTGQHVLTEDVQASIQRGLQTRILNPKWMDGLLEHSYHGVQKIAERFHNMLGLAATTSKVETWMFSALHETYVADEQRSRQMEENNRWAYHHMLETLLESHQRQYWEASEEELSRLYNRMMELEGELEGSEAEPV; this is encoded by the coding sequence ATGAAAGTAGTCCTGTTCTCAGCCTCCCAGTCTGCGCTTCGGGATCTCTCCACGGTGTATCCCCGGATGAGGGAGCAAGAGAGAGAAGCACTCACCTTATCCGTGTTTAATCTGGAGGGTTCATTTGACGATGATCCGCTTTGCAGCATCCAATCCGCCGCAGAAGAAGCGGATCTCATCCTCCTGGATGCCCACGGGAGCCCGGCGGAGAAGCTCCAGCCCGTGATCGGAATATGCAAATCTGTAAAGGCCAAGCTGATCCCGGTAGGGGGCAATTATCGCCAAATGGAGGGAGCTCTGTCGCTTGGCGAAATGACCCCGAAGGAACAAGAGTCCAGACAGCAAATCCGTGCCTATTGGCAGGGTTCTGGCCTTCAGAACCTGGAGCACCTGTTAGCCTATCTCCTGCATCAATACAGCGGGCGCCCTGATCAGTGGGCTTGCCCTCCGGTTCCCGTTCTGCTTGAAGGGATACAGATCATGGAGGCCGAAACGGGGGAACAGTTTGAGACGACCGGCGACTACTGGAAGGCAGCGGGAGCCGAGCTCTCAAAACCAACGGTTGCGGTTCTCTTTATGGGGAACTCGTATCCCTTGGATACCCGGCCTGTCGTTTCTTCCATCATCCGCAAAATTCGGGAACAAGCCGGAGCCAATGTTCTGCCCGTCGGCTTTGCCTCCATTGCCGGTATCGATGTCCAGAAGCTGCGGCATTATTTGAGCTGCGGCGGGGCGGATGGATCGCAGGTTCGGCTGATCGTCAATTTCATCCCGTTCCGCCTGGGGTCGGGACCTACAGGCGGTGATTCGGCCCAGGTCATGGAGCTGCTCGAGGAGCTGAAGGTTCCGCTGGTGCATCCTTTTTTCCTCACCCGCAAACAGCGTTCAGATTGGGAATCCTCCCCTCAAGGATTAGCTCCCTCGGAATTTATGGTCCAGATGATGCTGCCGGAATTGGACGGGGCGATTGACCTGCTGCCGGTAGCTACCATGGAACCGGGCGGGGGAGACGACGAGATAGGCTCCCATTGGAAGCAGCTTTCGGTGATCGGCGACCGGGCAGATCGTTTGGTCAGACGTATAACGAGATACCTGACTCTGCAGAGCAAGCCGAGAGAGGATAAAAAGGTCGCCATCATCGGATACAATTACCCGCCGGGTGAAGGCAATTTGTTTGGCGGGTCGTTTCTGGATACCTTTGAATCGCTGTCCCGCATTCTTTCCCATTTGAAAAAAGAAGGCTACCAAGTGGAAGAAATGACCGGAGAGGAAATCCGCAGCAAAATGCTGCAGGAAGGACTGGTCAATTCCGCCGTTTGGGCCGATGGGAATTCCCGGTCCGGCTTGATCCCTTTTCCTGCTAAGCAGTATCAGCATTCCCGCAATCCCAAGAGAGCCCAATCGATGCTGCAGCGCTGGGGCCCCCCTCCGGGTGAGGTGATGGCGGAGAAGGAGCATTTTCAAATTCCGGGCTTTATCAATGGCCATGTCTTTATAGGGCTGCAGCCGACCCGGGGGATTCATGAGGATCCTTCCAAATCCTATCATGACAAATCCCAGCTGCCGCCTCATCAATACCTGGCGTTCTACCAATATATCCGTGAACATTTCCAGGCCGATGCCCTGCTTCATATCGGTACGCACGGCACGCTGGAATTCATGGAAGGCAAAGAAGCGGGCATGTCGCAGGATTGTCTGCCGGATGAGCTGATCGGGGATCTCCCGCATTTCTACTACTATTACATGGGGAATCCTTCGGAAGCGATGATCGCCAAGCGGAGAAGTCATGCAGTGCTGATCAGCTATCAGTCACCTCCGTTTGAAGAAGCGGAGCTGTACGGGGATTTCAATAAGCTGGATGGGCTTCTGCACGACTATTATCAGGCTCAAAGGCTGAATCCCGGGCAGGCGGAAGAGCTGGTCCTTCAAATCCGGGAAGCTGCCCAATCGCTTCACTTAAATGGAGATGACCTGGAAGAGATAGAGAAGGAGCTGTACCGGATGCGCCGTTCCTTGATTCCTCATGGACTGCATATCCTGGGTGACAGGAACAGCCGGCAGCATGCAGCGGATTATATGGGGTTTGTATTGAAGCATGACCGGGCGGAAGCCCGTTCCCTTGTCTCTTTGTTGGCTGCGCGCAAGCAGTGGGATTACGAGCAGCTGGTGGAGCGAAATCAGCTGGAAGCCCTTGAAAGTCTGGATAAAGAGGCCGCCGCGGTTACTGATCTATTTGCGCGGACCGGTGAAATTCCGTTCACTCGCTCCGGTTCCCCGGAATGGGAGCAGGAGTGGTCCAAAACCTGGGCGTTCGGCAAACAAGCCTTTGAGCTGGCGCAGGCAAACCGCGAGCTGGAGCAGCTGACCCATGCCTTGGACGGGAAGTATGTTCCGGCCAAGCTGGCCGGCGATGTGGTGCGTCATCCGCATATTTTGCCGTCCGGATACAATTTGTATCAGTTTGACCCCCGTGCCGTTCCCAGCGACACTGCAGTCAAGCGGGGAGAGAGATTGGCAGCGAACACACTCGCCTTATACAAGAAGGAGCAAGGAGCGTTTCCTTCGACGATTGCTGTTGTCATGTGGGGATTGGAAACGTCCCGGACCCAGGGAGAGACATTTGGTCAAATCCTGAGTTATTTGGGGGCGCGAATCGCCCGGCGAAATGCCTTGAATCAACCCGTATATGAATTTATTCCCGTTCAAGAGCTTGGCAGGCCCCGAATGAATGTGGTGATTAATATTTGCGGTTTCTTCCGGGACATGTTCCCTAATTTAATCGAAGATCTGAACCAGTTGTTTGAGCAGATTTCCACCTTGGAAGAAGACGACACTGACAACGAATTCAAGAAGCAGACTCACCGGATCTATGAGCAGCTTGTGAAAGACGGAATGAACCCTAAGGCGGCCTGGGATCTGGCGTGCGCCCGGATCTTCGGTCCCGCTGAAGGTGAATATGGAGCCCGGGTCAACAAGCTGGTGGAGACGCGGGCCTGGACGGAAGAGGCGGATTTGGGACGAAGCTATATGGACAGCTTGAAGTATGTCTACAGCCGCCAAACCAGGGGCCAAGAGGCAGGTGATCTGTTCAGCATGAATTTGAAGGCGGTCGACATCGTCTCCCAGGTTCGAAGCAATCATGAACATGAAGTCACCGATTTGGATCATTATTATGAATATTTTGGCGGTCTGGCGAAATCAGTGGAATTGTCCAAAGGGACGCGGGCGGAAATCTACATTTCGGATACGACCGGCCAACATGTGCTTACGGAGGATGTGCAGGCTTCGATTCAACGGGGTCTGCAGACGAGAATTCTGAATCCGAAATGGATGGACGGACTCTTGGAGCATTCCTATCACGGCGTCCAGAAAATAGCGGAGCGGTTCCATAACATGCTGGGCCTTGCCGCCACGACCTCAAAGGTGGAAACCTGGATGTTCTCGGCGCTGCATGAAACCTACGTAGCGGATGAGCAGCGAAGCAGGCAGATGGAGGAGAACAACCGCTGGGCCTACCATCATATGCTTGAAACGCTGCTGGAGAGCCATCAGCGGCAGTATTGGGAGGCTTCCGAGGAAGAGCTGAGCCGCCTTTACAACCGGATGATGGAGCTGGAGGGTGAACTGGAAGGAAGCGAAGCCGAGCCGGTTTAG
- the rpsN gene encoding 30S ribosomal protein S14 — translation MAKKSKVVKELKRQALVEKYAEKRRELKAKGDYEALQKLPRDSSATRLHSRCSVSGRPRGYLSKYKVSRIVFRELAHQGRIPGVKKASW, via the coding sequence GTGGCTAAAAAATCCAAAGTGGTAAAAGAACTAAAACGCCAGGCCTTGGTAGAGAAATATGCGGAGAAAAGAAGAGAGCTGAAAGCCAAAGGGGATTACGAAGCTTTGCAGAAGCTGCCGCGTGATTCGTCCGCAACAAGACTTCACAGCCGCTGCTCGGTGAGCGGCAGACCAAGAGGTTACCTCAGCAAATATAAAGTATCCCGGATTGTATTCCGTGAACTGGCTCATCAGGGACGGATTCCGGGCGTGAAGAAAGCCAGCTGGTAA
- a CDS encoding metal ABC transporter substrate-binding protein yields MKRRKQLLVILSLSLVLVAAGCGSKQTGGQSQAGDAVSASNSSAVSTAGVKLKIETSFYPMYEFTRHVAGDLAEVHNLVPAGAEPHDWEPTPKDIAEITDADVLVYNGAGMEGWIDQVTSSATGGHLNLIEASKGLDIMDGFVEEEEGESGEEEAGQDQDHSGLDPHVWLSPALAIKEVQNIEQGLSQADPADADTFKANADAYIAELQTLDQQFKDSLKDPKRTDFITQHAAFGYLAREYGLTQVPIAGLSPDQEPSAAKMAEIVQFAKEHQVKTIFFETLVSSNVAETIAKEIGAKSDVLNPLEGLTDEELAQNQNYISVMKQNLTALQKALNE; encoded by the coding sequence ATGAAACGCAGGAAACAGCTACTCGTTATACTTTCATTATCTTTAGTTCTGGTTGCAGCAGGATGCGGATCGAAACAGACCGGAGGTCAAAGTCAAGCCGGGGATGCTGTGTCAGCATCCAACTCATCGGCGGTATCGACTGCCGGGGTGAAACTTAAGATTGAAACAAGCTTCTACCCGATGTACGAATTTACCCGTCACGTAGCGGGCGATCTTGCCGAGGTGCACAATCTGGTTCCGGCTGGCGCCGAACCTCACGATTGGGAGCCTACGCCCAAGGATATTGCAGAAATTACGGATGCAGACGTATTGGTCTATAATGGCGCAGGTATGGAGGGCTGGATCGACCAGGTCACTTCCAGTGCGACAGGCGGACATTTGAATCTCATTGAAGCCAGCAAAGGACTGGATATCATGGACGGCTTTGTGGAAGAGGAAGAAGGCGAATCCGGCGAAGAAGAGGCTGGCCAGGATCAGGATCACTCGGGACTGGACCCTCACGTCTGGCTGTCTCCGGCACTTGCCATCAAGGAAGTTCAAAATATCGAGCAGGGTTTGTCTCAAGCCGATCCGGCCGATGCAGATACGTTCAAAGCCAATGCTGATGCTTATATAGCCGAGCTGCAAACGCTGGATCAGCAGTTTAAGGACAGCCTGAAAGATCCAAAACGCACGGATTTCATCACGCAGCATGCGGCGTTCGGTTATTTGGCTAGAGAATACGGCCTGACGCAGGTGCCTATTGCCGGCTTGTCGCCGGATCAGGAGCCGTCAGCTGCCAAAATGGCGGAGATTGTACAATTCGCCAAGGAACACCAGGTGAAGACGATCTTTTTTGAAACGCTGGTTTCATCCAATGTTGCTGAGACCATCGCCAAGGAAATCGGCGCCAAGTCGGATGTGCTGAATCCGCTGGAAGGGTTGACCGATGAAGAGCTGGCCCAGAACCAGAATTATATTAGTGTCATGAAACAGAATCTGACCGCGCTGCAAAAAGCTTTGAATGAATAA
- a CDS encoding carotenoid biosynthesis protein, with translation MANHSAPLEAKPAIPHQKSSFSAVRWGFIALLLIITVVKYMMPTSGTDISIMEIILFPIIPVLAFVHGTKRYGLKNMTLFFVLTWVVSNFFETLSIRTGFPFGNYHYTASIPRVFDVPFVIMIAYFGMGYMAWTIGHILNGQYGRKLRGIQVFLVPLMSAFIMVMWDVVMDPLTSTISQQWIWEDGGNYYGVPISNYFGWFFVVYLFMQIFALYLAKYDKKGTESFSKSYWFEPIAVYAIQSLNYLLLCFTGTGYRDIYDSMALVCVFTMVFVALHAALTVSRAHDLEAQ, from the coding sequence ATGGCAAATCACTCTGCTCCCCTTGAAGCGAAACCGGCGATTCCTCATCAAAAATCTTCATTCAGCGCTGTGCGCTGGGGATTTATCGCGCTTCTCCTGATCATTACCGTGGTCAAATATATGATGCCTACTTCCGGTACGGACATTAGCATTATGGAGATCATTTTGTTCCCCATCATTCCGGTGCTGGCTTTTGTCCATGGTACTAAACGGTATGGGCTGAAAAACATGACGCTGTTCTTCGTCCTCACCTGGGTAGTCAGCAATTTCTTTGAAACGCTGAGTATCCGAACCGGATTTCCCTTCGGGAATTACCATTACACGGCTTCGATTCCACGTGTATTTGACGTTCCTTTCGTCATCATGATCGCTTATTTCGGCATGGGATACATGGCCTGGACGATCGGTCACATCCTAAACGGCCAATATGGACGGAAGCTTCGCGGCATTCAGGTGTTCCTGGTTCCGTTGATGTCGGCCTTCATTATGGTGATGTGGGATGTCGTTATGGACCCGTTAACATCAACTATTAGTCAACAATGGATTTGGGAAGACGGGGGAAATTATTACGGTGTACCGATCTCCAATTATTTCGGCTGGTTCTTCGTCGTTTATCTGTTTATGCAAATTTTTGCCCTTTACCTTGCCAAATATGACAAGAAAGGCACGGAATCGTTCAGCAAATCCTACTGGTTTGAGCCAATTGCGGTCTATGCTATTCAAAGCTTGAACTATTTGCTGCTATGCTTCACCGGTACCGGCTATCGCGACATCTACGACTCCATGGCTCTCGTGTGCGTCTTTACGATGGTGTTTGTGGCGCTGCATGCCGCCTTGACAGTAAGCCGTGCTCACGATTTGGAAGCCCAATAA
- a CDS encoding DUF3024 domain-containing protein — translation MLDSFTLTRIGAIMNGYIAQKVPPELRVSVRLTYDISRDELILAEERPSACRYVWDKVNIARFCWSEEGWRVYAPSSEDKSWICVDVIQPSMDFEAQLEQVERDSLGIFWPE, via the coding sequence ATGCTGGATTCCTTCACCTTAACCCGAATCGGGGCCATTATGAATGGTTATATCGCGCAAAAGGTTCCCCCTGAACTGCGTGTTTCTGTTCGGTTGACTTATGACATCAGCAGGGACGAATTAATTCTGGCGGAAGAACGTCCTTCTGCCTGCCGATATGTATGGGACAAGGTCAACATCGCAAGGTTTTGCTGGAGCGAGGAAGGATGGAGGGTATATGCGCCTAGTTCAGAAGACAAGAGCTGGATCTGCGTTGATGTTATCCAGCCTTCCATGGATTTTGAAGCCCAGCTGGAACAAGTAGAACGGGACTCGCTGGGGATTTTTTGGCCGGAATAA